One region of Halohasta litchfieldiae genomic DNA includes:
- a CDS encoding ABC transporter permease, giving the protein MSVVDRAAAAAGIPTGFYTLVKREILRFVRRPQNTFVPPFITNVLYFSVFGVVLGTRVGDIIGVPYILFILPGLVVLGAVSNAFENASFSIFHGRWNEYIDETLTSPLSYSQMVWAYLLSSALRGVLVGTLISVLGVVIIGGLYQPVPIEQPLFLVAFMLVITLLFSSLGIVGGLVADDFDDLTMMNQFLLRPLVFFGAVFYSLQDLPPMLQTVSLMNPMVYMVNGVRYGFLGVAEVDPLTSLAVLSAGTAVVVAMNIVLFKRGYGLTD; this is encoded by the coding sequence ATGAGCGTTGTCGACCGCGCAGCTGCTGCGGCAGGGATCCCGACTGGCTTCTACACGCTGGTCAAACGAGAGATTCTGCGCTTCGTGCGTCGACCGCAGAACACCTTTGTTCCGCCGTTTATCACCAATGTGCTGTACTTCTCTGTGTTCGGGGTCGTGCTTGGAACACGTGTAGGCGACATCATCGGTGTCCCGTACATTCTGTTTATTCTACCGGGGCTAGTGGTGCTCGGGGCGGTCTCGAACGCCTTCGAGAACGCCTCGTTTTCGATCTTCCACGGGCGGTGGAACGAGTATATCGACGAGACGCTAACCTCGCCGCTGTCCTACAGTCAGATGGTTTGGGCCTATCTGCTGTCGTCGGCCCTGCGAGGCGTCCTCGTCGGGACGCTCATCTCGGTGTTGGGTGTCGTCATTATCGGCGGGCTCTACCAGCCAGTCCCAATTGAGCAACCGTTGTTCCTCGTCGCGTTCATGCTCGTCATCACCCTGCTGTTTTCGAGCCTCGGCATCGTCGGCGGGCTCGTCGCTGACGATTTTGACGATCTGACGATGATGAATCAGTTCCTGCTCCGACCGCTGGTGTTCTTCGGGGCCGTATTCTACTCGCTGCAGGACCTGCCGCCGATGCTCCAGACGGTTTCGCTCATGAACCCGATGGTGTACATGGTCAACGGCGTCCGCTATGGATTCCTGGGCGTTGCGGAAGTCGACCCACTGACCTCGCTGGCGGTGCTATCTGCCGGAACAGCCGTCGTGGTTGCGATGAATATCGTGCTGTTCAAACGCGGTTACGGGCTGACCGACTAA